The nucleotide sequence CGACAGAATTTTAACGCACAAATTCTGGGGTTACCTTATCTTTTTCTTTGTTTTGTTGTTGATTTACGGATCGATCTTTGAATTGGCTGCTTTCCCAATGGATTTTGTTGATGGTTTATTTGCCGATTTATCATCTTGGACAAGTGCCAATTTACCCGAAGGAAAATTAACCGAATTACTTGCCGATGGAGTTATTCCCGGTTTGGGCGGTGTATTGATGTTTGTACCGCAAATTGCCATTTTGTTCTTTTTAATATCGATTTTAGAAGAAACCGGATATATGAGTCGGGCAGTATTTTTAATGGATCGCATCATGAAACCTTTCGGTTTAAGCGGAAAATCGGTCGTTCCATTAGTATCAGGAACAGCCTGTGCCATTCCGGCAATTATGAGTGCACGTAACATTGAAAATCCAAAAGAACGATTAATCACCATGCTGGTTACGCCGTTTACAACCTGTTCGGCACGTATTCCAGTGTACATTATTATTATATCGCTCATCATTCCAAAAACATATATTTTAGGTTTTGTGCCGTTGCAGGCTTTTGTAATGACCATGATGTACGTTTTAGGATTTTTGGCGGCATTGCTTTCTGGTTGGGTTTTAAGCAAGATTATTAAAGCCGACAGAAAATCGTTTTTTGTTATTGAAATGCCAACTTACAAAGTGCCAATTTTAAAGAATGTATTTTTAAATATGTACGAAAAAGTGGTTTCGTACATTGTAGGAGCCGGTAAAATTATTTTGGCGTTATCGGTGATTTTATGGTTTTTAGGATCGCATGGTCCGAGTGATACCTTTGGAAATGCTGAAGAAATGGTTGCAGAAAAACAGATTAACGAACGATTGACCGAAGAAGAATTATCAAGTGAAATTGCAGGTTACAAATTAGAACATTCGTACATAGGAATTATAGGTAGAACCATTGAACCTGTTTTTCGTCCGTTAGGTTACGATTGGAAAATAAGTATTGCCGTTTTAACATCGTTTGCCGCACGTGAAGTCTTTGTAGGAAATTTAGCAACCTTATACAATTTAGGTGAAGATGCTGCCGAAGACGAAACAAAGATTATTGACAGAATGGCAAATGAAAAACACGCAGATGGAACACCAGTTTACACCTTTGCAACCGGCATTTCGTTATTGCTGTTTTACGCTTTTGCAATGCAATGTTTATCAACCGTTGGGGTTACCAAAAAAGAAACCAACTCGTGGAAATGGACATTTATACAAATGATTTTTATGACCGGAGTAGCTTATTTTGCGTCATTAATTGCTTATCAACTTTTAAAATAAAATAGTATGCAAAATGTTATTGTTTATATATTGTTGTGCATGGCAGTTGCCTTTTTATTAAAGAAGTTTGTTTTTAAAAAGAAGAAAAAAGGCAGTTGTGGTGATGATAATAATTGTGGTTGTGGATAGTTTTCCATTAGAAAAATTACCTTACAACTAAAACCGGTACAGTAATTTGGTGACGCACTTTGTCAATAGTGGTTCCAAAAAGTAAATCTTTTAAGCCGGTATGTCCGTGAGCACCTAATAC is from Flavobacterium dauae and encodes:
- the feoB gene encoding ferrous iron transport protein B, which codes for MKQLKVALIGNPNVGKTSVFNALTGLNQHVGNYPGVTVERKVGTTTLANDTKAHIIDLPGVYSVNPSSKDEEIALKAIYDASNKDFPDVIVVVAEVENLKRNLLLFTQVKDLGFPTILALNMADQMEKKGISIDVSALEKALDTKIVLISARKKEGIDELKQAVLNYSNYNANSIFDLKTIDENYFTLLGHLYPNENPYKVWLTQTGVFQFEQLNSVVSSSSNVQKSETELKKLQQRETIKRYQFINQILKDTYKIDTSKATDIRMKFDRILTHKFWGYLIFFFVLLLIYGSIFELAAFPMDFVDGLFADLSSWTSANLPEGKLTELLADGVIPGLGGVLMFVPQIAILFFLISILEETGYMSRAVFLMDRIMKPFGLSGKSVVPLVSGTACAIPAIMSARNIENPKERLITMLVTPFTTCSARIPVYIIIISLIIPKTYILGFVPLQAFVMTMMYVLGFLAALLSGWVLSKIIKADRKSFFVIEMPTYKVPILKNVFLNMYEKVVSYIVGAGKIILALSVILWFLGSHGPSDTFGNAEEMVAEKQINERLTEEELSSEIAGYKLEHSYIGIIGRTIEPVFRPLGYDWKISIAVLTSFAAREVFVGNLATLYNLGEDAAEDETKIIDRMANEKHADGTPVYTFATGISLLLFYAFAMQCLSTVGVTKKETNSWKWTFIQMIFMTGVAYFASLIAYQLLK